The proteins below come from a single Vitis vinifera cultivar Pinot Noir 40024 chromosome 9, ASM3070453v1 genomic window:
- the LOC100246445 gene encoding uncharacterized protein LOC100246445 — protein sequence MSYSNHSMGSGSRTARRTFEFGRTHVVRPKGKHQATIVWLHGLGDNGSSWSQLLENLPLPNIKWICPTAPTRPVAVLGGFPCTAWFDVGELSDDGPDDLDGLDASAAHIANLLSTEPADVKLGVGGFSMGAATALYSATCYAQAKYGNNSPYPVNLKAVVGLSGWLPGSRSLRNKIEGSHEAARRAASLPIMLCHGMNDDVVAYNYGERSAHCLSSAGFRYLTFKAYDGLGHYTVPKEMDEVCTWLTARLGLEGCHS from the exons ATGAGCTACTCTAATCATTCTATGGGTTCTG GTAGTAGAACTGCAAGAAGGACCTTTGAGTTTGGAAGGACACATGTGGTGAGGCCCAAGGGAAAACACCAGGCCACAATAGTTTGGCTACATGGCCTTGGTGACAATGGCTCAAG TTGGTCCCAGCTCTTGGAAAACCTTCCACTTCCAAAT ATAAAATGGATTTGTCCAACTGCTCCTACTCGTCCTGTTGCAGTACTCGGTGGATTTCCTTGCACTGCAT GGTTTGATGTGGGAGAGCTTTCAGATGATGGTCCAGACGATTTGGATGGTTTAGATGCATCAGCAGCACACATTGCAAACTTGTTGTCAACTGAACCTGCTGATG TTAAACTTGGTGTCGGGGGCTTCAGTATGGGTGCTGCAACTGCCCTCTACTCTGCCACTTGTTATGCACAGGCGAAATACGGAAATAACAGCCCATACCCTGTCAATTTAAAGGCAGTTGTTGGCTTAAGTGGCTGGCTTCCAGGTTCAAG GAGCTTGAGGAATAAGATAGAAGGATCACATGAGGCTGCAAGGCGTGCTGCATCGTTGCCAATTATGCTCTGTCATGGAATGA ATGATGATGTAGTGGCCTATAATTATGGAGAGAGATCCGCCCACTGCTTAAGTTCTGCTGGATTTCGATATCTTACATTCAAAGCCTATGATGG ACTTGGTCATTATACAGTTCCCAAAGAGATGGATGAGGTCTGCACTTGGCTAACTGCAAGGCTGGGGCTTGAGGGGTGCCACTCATAA